A single window of Toxotes jaculatrix isolate fToxJac2 chromosome 4, fToxJac2.pri, whole genome shotgun sequence DNA harbors:
- the LOC121181114 gene encoding CDGSH iron-sulfur domain-containing protein 3, mitochondrial-like produces the protein MNAASLAVAVRSGCSQTFRRPQPVLPVYSAMVQCCLMSTQPVPAARLPYRVKLSAGKRYAWCACGHSKKQPFCDGAHRTEAPSISPLRFTPDKDRTVMLCACKQTKNAPYCDGSHFKVIFQDLVKSVKGVFK, from the exons atgaaCGCAGCCAGCTTGGCGGTCGCAGTGCGGAGTGGGTGCTCGCAGACCTTCAGGCGACCTCAGCCGGTGCTGCCTGTTTACTCTGCAATG GTGCAGTGCTGCCTGATGTCCACACAGCCCGTCCCTGCAGCCCGACTGCCCTACAGAGTGAAGTTGTCTGCTGGGAAACGCTACGCCTGGTGTGCTTGTGGACACAGCAAGAAACAG CCTTTCTGTGACGGAGCTCACAGGACAGAAGCGCCCAGCATCTCTCCTCTACGCTTCACCCCTGACAAAGACAGGACGGTCATGCTTTGTGCCTGTAAGCAAACCAAAAACGCACCGTACTGCGATGGCTCCCACTTTAAGGTCATCTTCCAAGATTTAGTAAAGTCAGTGAAAGGCGTCTTTAAATGA
- the LOC121180610 gene encoding protein AF-17-like: protein MREMVGGCCVCSDERGWAENPLVYCDGHGCSVAVHQACYGIVQVPTGPWFCRKCESQERAARVRCELCPHKDGALKRTDSGGWAHVVCALYIPEVQFANVLTMEPIILQYVPHERYIKTCYICEDHGRESKAACGACMTCNRQGCRQAFHVTCAQMAGLLCEEEGPEADNVKYCGYCKHHYNKMQKKLRSSENTSSSFSHPRGRSSSPSQDKHHHHRQRKSHKDKMRQKERHKKSSDSLSSSVTTSSIEKISSSHHSSKDSEGKSKKLSSHSHGHRSKKTGSTGKSCSSSSCSSSPFNTGGGSLSSAQDFHQFSSASRLERDHDRGGDDHSGEERKERHRRPAVQEDEDEEDDEKEEDKDEEEEEEEEDSKYHKPPALTPADGPLAGSQGHDRSEGNSSPFENKVTISTFRSIMRITSTSGLGSSSKIRKISSSGDYKPSKSLCKPSQLSTPPILEEAVLEDKATPPPLPRERRHRGNKKSRHGPGRPRGSKNRDRREEELHHHHHHTAPPPPALTSSLYPSPSSIPHPAFPSTLPPTATSSSSSSSSSSFSSSSAGSFSTGRGNSLLGSGIYSSLKDPLTLGGGVCSTPLSLGGGVCSTSLSLGGGMCSTPLSSGLLPSHVSSLSLPSVNAVSNTQVHPGSSTSYSLTSTQPFASCLSAAPTLPPLLSQAQTSLPESDLDDCRFPCQGNSPRESLSSQSPMSCLPLLFDQRDGLGAGVRARPENVPPASSHIELLLEKHGNGEMGVNIVEMLQSLHSLQQENQRLQDQILSLTAKKERLQLLNTELSVPFPSHAHSAQGSLHTSAQINFLSSTQDPLSTNKSPLSKSCFLNDTSFVTSSEELHSGSPSRSSSSLSFQSTPPPQQSPASFGQPLLNGLSRGLSDGLGTISQAGGSSLPVVGGLMASLAGSPQLNMNGVLGGLNGVIQSPVQNAPQPTLPALRPQPPPLNPQTLAQGFQLPKSVSPSSLLSEQQKQLLLEQQQQQLQQFLTAQNFTPEQQVVVCQMLQQQRQRELQRLTLTGALTSTPNSPMIAQSPNLLSSATASPLQGSQGGGLFGLQDNALHKPGATGEKGGDKNG, encoded by the exons ATGCGGGAAATGGTCGGAGGTTGCTGCGTGTGTTCAGACGAGCGAGGCTGGGCTGAGAATCCGCTGGTGTACTGTGATGGACACGGCTGCAGCGTCGCCGTTCACCAAG catgctaCGGCATTGTCCAGGTGCCCACCGGCCCGTGGTTCTGTCGGAAGTGTGAGTCACAGGAGAGGGCGGCGCGCGTG AGGTGTGAGCTGTGCCCCCACAAAGATGGTGCCCTCAAGAGGACTGACAGCGGAG GCTGGGCCCACGTCGTGTGTGCGCTCTACATCCCTGAGGTGCAGTTTGCCAATGTTCTCACCATGGAGCCCATCATCCTGCAATATGTCCCGCATGAGAGATACATCAAg ACCTGTTACATCTGTGAGGACCATGGGAGGGAGAGCAAAGCTGCCTGTGGAGCCTGCATGACCTGCAACAGACAGGGCTGCAGACAAGCTTTTCATGTCACCTG TGCTCAGATGGCTGGTCTGCTGTGTGAGGAGGAAGGCCCAGAAGCTGACAATGTGAAATACTGTGGCTACTGCAAGCATCACTACAACAAAATG CAGAAGAAGTTGCGCTCCAGCGAAAATACAAGTAGCTCCTTCAGTCATCCCAGGGGCCGCTCCAGCTCTCCATCCCAGgacaaacaccaccaccacagacagaggaag agtcaTAAGGACAAGATGAGGCAGAAAGAGCGCCACAAGAAGTCCTCTGACAGCCTGAGCTCATCAGTGACAACCAGCAGCATAGAAAAG ATCTCCTCCAGTCACCACAGCAGCAAGGACAGTGAGGGAAAGTCCAAGAAGCTGAGCTCACACAGTCATGGTCATCGCAgtaaaaagacaggaagcacTGGCAagagctgctcctcctcctcctgctcctccagtcCATTCAACACAG gaGGTGGCTCCTTGTCTTCTGCTCAGGATTTCCACCAGTTCTCATCTGCGTCCCGCCTGGAGCGTGACCATGACCGAGGAGGTGATGACCACAGTGGAGAGGAGCGCAAGGAGCGTCACAGAAGGCCAGCGGTCCAGGAGGACGAGGATGAAGAGGACGACGAGAAGGAAGAGGacaaggatgaggaggaagaggaggaggaggaggacagtaAATACCACAAGCCACCAGCATTGACTCCCGCTGACGGCCCACTGGCAGGATCACAGGGTCATGACAGGTCAGAGGGCAACTCGAGCCCTTTCGAGAACAAGGTCACGATCTCTACCTTCAGGTCCATCATGCGCATCACCTCCACGTCAGGgctgggcagcagcagcaagatcCGCAAGATCTCCTCCTCAGGGGACTACAAGCCCTCCAAGTCTCTGTGCAAGCCGTCTCAGCTGAGCACGCCGCCTATCCTAGAGGAGGCGGTCCTGGAGGACAAAGCCACACCTCCGCCGCTGCCCCGAGAGAGGAGGCACCGTGGCAACAAGAAGAGCCGACACGGCCCAGGGCGCCCGCGGGGCAGCAAGAACCGAgacaggagggaagaggaacttcaccaccaccatcaccacacagctcctcctcctccagccttaACCTCCTCGCTCTACCCAAGCCCATCCTCCATCCCACACCCCGCCTTCCCCTCCACGCTACCTCCCACCgccacctcttcctcttcttcttcttcttcttcttctttctcctcctcctctgccggCAGTTTTTCCACAGGCCGTGGAAACTCGCTGCTCGGTTCCG GTATCTATTCCAGTCTCAAGGACCCTCTCACACTGGGCGGGGGTGTCTGCAGTACCCCTCTCTCCTTGGGTGGAGGGGTGTGTAGCACCTCCTTGTCCCTGGGAGGGGGAATGTGTAGCACCCCTCTCTCCTCAGGACTCCTCCCATCCCACGTCTCCTCGCTCTCTCTTCCATCAGTCAACGCTGTCTCAAACACACAG GTCCATCCAGGTTCCAGCACCTCCTATAGTCTGACCTCCACTCAGCCTTTTGCCAGCTGTCTCTCCGCAGCCCCGACACTGCCGCCACTACTGAGCCAAGCCCAGACCTCACTGCCAG AGTCCGACCTCGATGACTGTCGCTTTCCATGTCAGGGGAACTCACCAAGAGAGAGTCTTTCCTCACA GTCTCCCATGAGctgtcttcctcttctgtttgaCCAGAGAGATGGGCTGGGTGCAGGAGTCAGAGCCCGTCCCGAGAACGTCCCTCCAGCCAGCTCCCACATTGAGCTCCTGCTGGAGAAACATGGCAACGGAGAGATGGGAGTCAACA TTGTGGAGATGCTCCAGTCCCTACACTCCCTGCAGCAGGAGAACCAGCGTCTCCAGGACCAGATTCTCAGTCTGACAGCCAAGAAGGAGCGGCTACAGCTGCTCAACACGGAGCTGTCCGTGCCTTTTCCCTCACACGCCCATTCCGCCCAGGGCTCCTTGCACACCTCTGCCCAGATCAACTTCCTGTCGTCCACCCAAG ACCCCCTGAGCACCAATAAGAGTCCCCTGTCCAAAAGCTGCTTCCTGAATGACACCTCCTTTGTTACCTCGTCTGAG GAGCTCCACTCTGGTAGTCCGTCCCGCAGTAGCTCGTCCCTCTCTTTCCAGAGTACTCCTCCACCTCAGCAGAGCCCCGCCTCCTTCGGCCAGCCGCTGCTGAACGGCCTGAGCCGAGGTCTGAGCGACGGCTTGGGGACCATCAGTCAGGCCGGCggctcctctctgcctgtggtGGGCGGGCTCATGGCGTCTCTCGCAGGAAGTCCTCAGCTGAACATGAACGGTGTGCTGGGAGGTCTGAACGGTGTGATCCAGTCTCCTGTGCAGAACGCCCCTCAGCCCACGCTCCCTGCTCTGCGCCCCCAGCCTCCACCACTCAACCCCCAGACACTGGCACAGGGTTTCCAGCTTCCCAAGAGTGTGAGCCC TTCGTCTCTcctgtcagagcagcagaagcagcttcttctcgagcagcagcagcagcagctccagcagtttCTCACCGCACAGAACTTCACTCCT gagcagcaggtggtggtgtgccagatgctgcagcagcagagacagagggagctgCAGCGCCTCACACTGACAGGAGCGCTCACCTCCACCCCAAACTCACCAATGATCGCCCAGTCACCCAACCTGCTGTCTTCTGCTACAGCCTCGCCCCTGCAGGGCAGCCAGGGAGGCGGCCTCTTTGGTCTGCAGGACAACGCACTTCACAAGCCCGGG GCTACAGGAGAAAAGGGTGGAGATAAGAATGGGTGA